The following proteins come from a genomic window of Natrinema saccharevitans:
- a CDS encoding ABC1 kinase family protein: MRGYYLRYLQVLVRFLPIAIAFLRDRRRFLVFGPPRRVAEATHRERARRLTETMVDLGPAFIKIGQVLSTRPDLVPPIYVEAFASLQDEIPEDAGGDPLTVVEAELGDDLDLETLEPVAGGSLAFVYTVDYEGERIALKVRRPGLEPMIERDLRVVRGLVPLLRAVADEDQRYSIENVADDFEAIVLEELDFAREAEIMRTIADNFADDDRVRIPATYDDLCSERVVAMEYIEGTKITDDDALAAAGRGPTEMATLIARTYLKMGLVDGVFHADPHPGNLAVTADGRLVIYDYGMSRRLSEAEQEDITNLYRHLVRRDIDGLLNTLIALEVLDQSVDRSAVRQVLELVIENLEGRSEITWRRIITELFSTLQEFPFRIPPNVMLLVRVGTVGEGVCRSLDPEFDFIAVTRSFLVDHGFIESEIDALLADVRTDLRESAPVLARAPARFDSVFGQLERGELVVKTDPVEPSDGGDPAVGYAVVAGSLLVASAVLTFHPEPLEVGSAVLALVFLGQYVRHRRTG; this comes from the coding sequence ATGAGGGGGTACTATCTCCGATACCTGCAGGTCCTCGTACGGTTCCTCCCGATCGCGATCGCCTTCCTCCGGGACCGACGGCGGTTCCTCGTGTTCGGGCCGCCCAGACGGGTCGCCGAGGCCACTCACCGGGAGCGTGCTCGTCGGCTGACCGAGACGATGGTCGACCTCGGACCGGCGTTTATCAAGATCGGTCAGGTGCTGTCGACTCGGCCCGACCTCGTGCCGCCGATCTACGTCGAGGCGTTCGCGTCGCTGCAAGACGAGATCCCCGAAGACGCCGGCGGCGATCCGCTGACCGTCGTCGAGGCGGAACTCGGCGACGACCTCGATCTCGAGACGCTCGAGCCGGTCGCCGGGGGGTCGCTGGCGTTCGTCTACACCGTCGACTACGAGGGCGAACGGATCGCGCTGAAGGTCCGCCGGCCCGGCCTCGAGCCGATGATCGAGCGGGACCTCCGCGTCGTCAGGGGGCTCGTCCCGCTGCTGCGGGCCGTCGCCGACGAGGACCAGCGCTACTCGATCGAGAACGTCGCCGACGACTTCGAGGCGATCGTCCTCGAGGAACTGGATTTCGCTCGCGAGGCCGAGATCATGCGGACGATCGCGGACAACTTCGCCGACGACGATCGGGTCCGCATTCCGGCGACCTACGACGACCTCTGTTCCGAACGGGTCGTCGCGATGGAGTACATCGAGGGGACGAAGATCACCGACGATGACGCGCTCGCGGCGGCCGGACGCGGGCCGACCGAGATGGCCACGCTGATCGCCCGAACGTATCTGAAAATGGGGCTGGTCGACGGCGTGTTCCACGCCGATCCACACCCCGGCAATCTCGCGGTGACGGCGGATGGCCGACTCGTCATCTACGATTATGGCATGAGTCGGCGACTCTCCGAGGCGGAACAGGAAGACATCACGAACCTCTACCGGCACCTCGTCCGCCGCGACATCGATGGCCTGCTGAACACGCTGATCGCGCTCGAGGTGCTGGATCAGTCGGTCGACCGGAGCGCGGTCAGGCAGGTCCTCGAACTGGTGATCGAAAACCTCGAGGGCCGGTCGGAGATCACCTGGCGGCGGATCATTACCGAACTGTTCTCGACGCTCCAGGAGTTCCCGTTCCGGATCCCGCCGAACGTCATGTTGCTCGTCCGGGTCGGGACGGTCGGCGAGGGCGTCTGCCGCAGCCTCGATCCCGAGTTCGACTTCATCGCGGTCACGCGCTCGTTCCTCGTCGACCACGGGTTCATCGAGAGCGAGATCGACGCGCTGCTGGCAGACGTCCGGACCGACCTCCGCGAGTCGGCCCCCGTCCTGGCTCGGGCCCCGGCGCGGTTCGATTCCGTCTTCGGCCAACTCGAGCGCGGCGAACTCGTCGTCAAGACCGACCCGGTCGAGCCCAGCGACGGCGGCGATCCGGCCGTCGGGTACGCCGTCGTCGCCGGGTCCCTGTTGGTCGCAAGCGCCGTCCTGACGTTCCACCCGGAGCCGCTCGAGGTCGGAAGCGCCGTCCTCGCGCTCGTCTTTCTCGGGCAGTACGTCCGCCACCGCCGAACGGGGTAG
- a CDS encoding helix-turn-helix domain-containing protein: MSGRGPKRELAEKIAGEITLSDDPGATLRKWRTDFDVSQTDLATELEVSSSVISDYESGRRESPGIGVVGRLVEGLLAIDERRGGERIRQYGRVLSAGFESDVVYDLREYATSIPLERLHDDLEATEVASSGTDRVSGHTVIDSIEAITRLSSEEFFRLYGQSTNRVLVFTNVTQGEGVGIALRVVNPTPNAVILHGLAEDDLWDHAEELARIDGYSLAVTNADLDDVLDSLVSIE; the protein is encoded by the coding sequence ATGAGCGGACGCGGACCCAAACGGGAACTCGCGGAGAAGATCGCCGGCGAGATCACGCTGAGCGACGACCCCGGCGCGACCCTGCGCAAGTGGCGCACCGATTTCGATGTCTCTCAGACCGATCTGGCGACCGAACTCGAGGTCTCCTCGTCGGTCATCTCCGACTACGAGAGCGGTCGCCGGGAGAGCCCCGGCATCGGCGTCGTCGGCCGACTCGTCGAGGGACTGCTCGCGATCGACGAGCGCCGCGGCGGCGAGCGCATCCGCCAGTACGGCCGGGTCCTCTCGGCGGGCTTCGAGAGCGACGTCGTCTACGACCTCCGGGAGTACGCCACCTCGATCCCCCTCGAGCGACTGCACGACGACCTCGAGGCGACCGAGGTCGCCTCGAGCGGCACCGACCGGGTCAGCGGTCACACCGTCATCGACAGCATCGAGGCGATCACGCGGCTCTCGAGCGAGGAGTTCTTTCGGCTCTACGGTCAGAGTACGAACCGCGTCCTCGTCTTTACGAACGTCACGCAGGGTGAGGGCGTCGGGATCGCCCTGCGGGTGGTCAACCCGACGCCGAACGCCGTCATCCTCCACGGCCTCGCGGAGGACGACCTCTGGGATCACGCGGAGGAACTCGCGCGCATCGACGGCTACTCGCTGGCCGTGACGAACGCGGATCTGGACGACGTCCTCGACAGTCTGGTTTCGATCGAATAG
- a CDS encoding universal stress protein, with amino-acid sequence MTKDLERDLGLASVMAISIGAMIGSGIFILPALAIEIAGPGVVIAYLLAGLLVVPAALSKSEMATAMPEAGGTYIYIERGMGPLLGTVAGVGTWFSLAFKGALALVGGVPYLVLLLDLPVKPVALTLAVVLIAVNVFGAKQTGQLQVAIVVVMLAALAWFVGGGATTVDPGQFDGSLDDGLGGLLAATGLVFVSYAGVTKVASVAEEIEDPGRNIPLGILGSLTFTTILYVLIVAVMIGVSPLEELADSATPMAVAAEEALASPGVIAVVLAAILALVSTANAGILSSSRYPFAMSRDDLAPPRFATVSDRFGTPITAITLTGGVMLALIAFVPILEIAKLASAFQILVFVLINVAVIAFRYADPEEYEPTFESPLYPAVQLFGVASGLVLLTQMGTVALVGAAVITAGSIAWYALYARPRIDRAGIAVNTVRRSTGRSAVDRTEDVLESGSDDVFVALTEGTGQARERQLIRIAADVARERGGGVTVVQFDEVPDQVSLDYASETQSPADLQFEEQTDQLSAEFDVPITYGEIVSHDTKHAIVNFAAHEGDDVLLMERQPGGLRHQLIGSPVEWILEHAPCDVVLVEDRDFDAVSEVTVLTDRSPFDPSKVRIADALAGEFDATVRLVYAVESSASADLKRTVEEYQAELSELCSASVTTELVETDGSVSALIDIARDAEFLVVGRSGGRLRPVFGNDLADRLIDATDSPALGVHAHESRRPGLVGRIVERFVF; translated from the coding sequence ATGACGAAAGACCTCGAGCGAGACCTCGGACTGGCCTCGGTAATGGCTATCAGTATCGGCGCGATGATCGGAAGCGGGATCTTCATCCTGCCTGCGTTGGCGATCGAAATCGCCGGTCCGGGCGTCGTGATCGCGTACCTGCTCGCGGGGCTGTTGGTCGTCCCCGCGGCGCTGAGCAAGTCCGAGATGGCGACGGCGATGCCAGAGGCCGGCGGGACCTACATTTATATCGAGCGGGGGATGGGGCCGTTGCTCGGCACCGTCGCCGGCGTCGGCACGTGGTTCTCGCTGGCGTTCAAGGGTGCGCTGGCGCTGGTCGGCGGCGTCCCCTATCTCGTTCTCCTGCTCGATCTGCCGGTCAAACCCGTCGCGCTGACGCTGGCGGTCGTGCTCATCGCGGTCAACGTCTTCGGGGCGAAACAGACCGGCCAACTCCAGGTCGCGATCGTCGTCGTCATGCTCGCCGCGCTGGCCTGGTTCGTCGGCGGCGGTGCGACGACGGTCGATCCCGGACAGTTCGACGGCTCCCTCGACGACGGGCTCGGCGGCCTGCTGGCCGCGACCGGGCTCGTCTTCGTCTCCTACGCCGGCGTCACCAAGGTCGCCAGCGTCGCCGAGGAGATCGAGGATCCCGGACGGAACATCCCGCTCGGCATCCTCGGCTCGCTGACGTTCACGACGATCCTCTACGTCCTCATCGTCGCGGTGATGATCGGCGTCTCCCCGCTCGAGGAACTGGCGGACTCGGCGACGCCGATGGCGGTCGCCGCCGAGGAGGCGCTGGCGTCTCCGGGCGTCATCGCCGTCGTCCTCGCGGCGATCCTCGCGCTGGTCAGCACCGCCAACGCCGGGATCCTCTCCTCGTCGCGCTACCCGTTCGCGATGAGCCGCGACGACCTCGCGCCGCCCCGGTTCGCGACGGTCAGCGATCGGTTCGGAACGCCCATCACCGCGATCACGCTGACCGGCGGCGTCATGCTCGCCCTGATCGCGTTCGTCCCCATCCTCGAGATCGCCAAGCTCGCGAGCGCGTTCCAGATCCTCGTGTTCGTCCTCATCAACGTCGCCGTGATCGCCTTTCGCTACGCCGACCCCGAGGAGTACGAGCCGACGTTCGAGTCGCCGCTGTATCCGGCCGTCCAGCTGTTCGGCGTCGCGAGCGGACTCGTCCTCCTCACGCAGATGGGGACCGTCGCCCTCGTTGGCGCGGCCGTCATCACCGCGGGGAGCATCGCCTGGTACGCGCTCTACGCGCGGCCCCGGATCGACCGCGCCGGGATCGCCGTCAACACGGTCCGGCGGAGTACCGGCCGCTCGGCCGTCGACCGGACCGAGGACGTCCTCGAGTCGGGGTCGGACGACGTCTTCGTGGCCCTCACCGAGGGGACCGGGCAGGCACGCGAGCGGCAACTGATCCGCATCGCCGCCGACGTCGCCCGCGAGCGCGGCGGCGGCGTCACGGTCGTTCAGTTCGACGAGGTGCCGGATCAGGTGTCGCTGGACTACGCCTCGGAGACGCAGTCGCCGGCCGACCTCCAGTTCGAGGAACAGACGGACCAGCTCTCGGCGGAGTTCGACGTGCCGATCACCTACGGCGAGATCGTCAGCCACGACACGAAACACGCGATCGTCAACTTCGCGGCCCACGAGGGGGACGACGTCCTCCTCATGGAGCGCCAGCCCGGCGGGCTCCGCCACCAGCTGATCGGGAGCCCGGTCGAGTGGATCCTCGAACACGCGCCGTGTGACGTCGTCCTCGTCGAGGACCGCGACTTCGACGCCGTCTCGGAGGTGACGGTCCTGACCGACCGGAGCCCGTTCGATCCCTCGAAGGTCAGGATCGCCGACGCGCTCGCGGGCGAGTTCGACGCGACGGTGCGGCTCGTCTACGCCGTCGAGTCGTCGGCCTCGGCCGATCTCAAGCGGACGGTCGAGGAGTATCAGGCGGAGTTGAGCGAGCTCTGTTCCGCGTCCGTGACGACCGAACTCGTCGAGACAGACGGCTCCGTCTCGGCACTGATCGATATCGCGCGGGACGCCGAATTCCTCGTCGTCGGCCGGTCGGGTGGGCGGCTGCGACCCGTCTTCGGAAACGACCTCGCGGACCGGCTCATCGACGCGACCGACTCGCCCGCCCTCGGCGTCCACGCACACGAGTCCCGCCGACCCGGATTGGTCGGCCGGATCGTCGAGCGGTTCGTCTTCTGA
- the gcvH gene encoding glycine cleavage system protein GcvH, whose translation MSFDVPDDRRYLESHEWALETDGVVRVGISDFAQDELGDVVFVELPDEGDDLAREAEFGVVESIKAVSDLYAPVGGDVVAVNDDLFDAPELVNEDPFGDGWMLEIEPADPDDLEALLTADEYEEQIA comes from the coding sequence GTTCCCGACGACAGACGGTACCTTGAATCACACGAGTGGGCACTCGAGACCGACGGCGTCGTCCGGGTCGGTATCTCGGACTTCGCACAGGACGAACTCGGCGACGTAGTCTTCGTCGAACTCCCCGACGAGGGCGACGATCTCGCACGGGAGGCGGAGTTCGGCGTGGTCGAATCGATCAAGGCCGTCTCGGACCTCTACGCGCCCGTCGGCGGCGATGTCGTCGCCGTCAACGACGACCTCTTCGACGCGCCCGAACTCGTCAACGAGGACCCCTTCGGCGACGGCTGGATGCTCGAGATCGAGCCGGCCGATCCCGACGACCTCGAGGCGCTTCTCACCGCCGACGAGTACGAAGAGCAGATCGCCTGA